The proteins below are encoded in one region of Aquisphaera giovannonii:
- the uvrA gene encoding excinuclease ABC subunit UvrA: MSNAGESPAPPASIVVRGARTHNLRGIEVDLPRDRLVVLTGVSGSGKSSLAFDTIFAEGQRRYIECLSGYARQFLDQLQRPDVDEIEGLPPTVAIDQRAGQASPRSTVGTLTEIHDHLRLLFARVGIPHCPNCGLPIHRQTPEQMTDGALAFPAGTKVMVLAPLVRGRKGQHAEVFPAIRRAGLIRARVDGEMIEVTDQPPKLGKAKPHDIEAVVDRLVIREGIRPRLAESIDLALKLSEGVVILAAESAGKWEDHVRSVHLACPNCGSGLRTPEPRGFSFNSPYGACPTCQGLGVVDGPDPGTGEKVPCPACRGARLGPEALAVKVGGRSIAEVSALAVEDSIRFFDELRFDPAREPIAAPIVREIGGRLRFLREVGLGYLSLDRGSPTLSGGELQRARLATQLGAGLVGVCYVLDEPTAGLHPRDTDRLVEALRRLQEAGNSVLVVEHDEGVIRAADWVVDLGPGAGPDGGLVVAAGTPEDVARSPDSITGRYLKSGPAKEAGGPGRIREDSRWIEIRHASAHNLRDVSARIPVGTLTCVTGVSGSGKSTLVHDVLAGHWRRHHAGPGPNPGPPASPAVRVEGLDAIEAMVVVDQGPIGRSPRSTPATFTGTFDEIRRVYAATRLAKVRGYKASRFSFNAPGGRCEACEGQGRRRVPMQFLPDLYVTCEECRGLRFNRQTLEVRFKGKSIGEALELRVDEAREFFASQPRVLPGLNALHEVGVGYLTLGQSSTTLSGGEAQRIKLAAELGRESHGRHLYVLDEPTTGLHFADIDRLLGILRRLADLGNTLVVIEHSLDVIAAADWVIDLGPEAGSAGGRVVAMGTPEDVSRSEQSHTGRYLRLRGIAPAVPDRPKGTPARRPPGKKAIDSRRGDPDHPA, from the coding sequence ATGAGCAACGCCGGTGAGTCCCCCGCCCCGCCAGCCTCGATCGTCGTCCGCGGCGCACGCACGCACAACCTGCGCGGGATCGAGGTGGACCTGCCCCGGGACCGGCTCGTCGTGCTGACGGGGGTGAGCGGGTCGGGGAAGAGCTCGCTGGCGTTCGACACGATCTTCGCCGAGGGGCAGCGGCGGTACATCGAGTGCCTCTCGGGGTACGCCCGGCAGTTCCTGGACCAGCTCCAGCGGCCGGACGTGGACGAGATCGAGGGCCTGCCGCCGACGGTGGCCATCGACCAGCGGGCCGGGCAGGCGAGCCCGAGGAGCACGGTCGGGACGCTCACGGAGATCCACGACCACCTCCGCCTGCTGTTCGCCAGGGTGGGCATCCCCCACTGCCCGAATTGCGGGCTGCCGATCCACCGGCAGACGCCCGAGCAGATGACCGACGGGGCCCTCGCCTTCCCGGCCGGCACGAAGGTCATGGTCCTGGCCCCGCTCGTCCGCGGCCGCAAGGGGCAGCACGCCGAGGTCTTCCCGGCGATCCGCCGCGCCGGGCTCATCCGGGCCCGCGTGGACGGCGAGATGATCGAGGTCACGGACCAGCCGCCGAAGCTCGGCAAGGCGAAGCCCCACGACATCGAGGCCGTCGTCGATCGCCTCGTGATCCGCGAGGGCATCCGGCCGCGGCTGGCGGAGAGCATCGACCTGGCGCTCAAGCTGTCCGAGGGCGTGGTCATCCTCGCCGCCGAGTCGGCCGGCAAGTGGGAGGACCACGTCCGGAGCGTCCACCTCGCCTGCCCGAACTGCGGTTCCGGGCTGAGGACGCCCGAGCCCCGCGGGTTCAGCTTCAACAGCCCCTACGGGGCCTGCCCCACCTGCCAGGGGCTGGGCGTCGTGGACGGGCCGGACCCGGGGACGGGGGAGAAGGTCCCCTGCCCCGCCTGCCGCGGCGCGAGGCTCGGGCCCGAGGCCCTCGCCGTCAAGGTCGGCGGGCGGTCGATCGCGGAGGTCTCGGCCCTCGCCGTCGAGGACTCGATCCGATTCTTCGACGAGCTGAGGTTCGACCCCGCCCGCGAGCCGATCGCCGCGCCGATCGTCCGCGAGATCGGCGGCCGGCTGCGGTTCCTCCGCGAGGTCGGGCTCGGCTACCTGAGCCTGGACCGCGGCTCGCCGACGCTCTCCGGCGGCGAGCTCCAGCGCGCCCGGCTCGCCACGCAGCTCGGCGCGGGGCTCGTCGGGGTCTGCTACGTCCTGGACGAGCCGACCGCGGGCCTGCACCCCCGCGACACCGACCGCCTCGTCGAGGCCCTCCGCCGGCTCCAGGAGGCGGGCAACAGCGTCCTCGTCGTGGAGCACGACGAGGGCGTGATCCGCGCCGCCGACTGGGTCGTGGACCTCGGCCCCGGCGCCGGCCCGGACGGCGGGCTCGTCGTCGCGGCCGGCACCCCCGAGGACGTCGCGCGGTCGCCGGATTCGATCACCGGGCGATACCTGAAAAGCGGCCCGGCGAAGGAGGCCGGCGGGCCCGGCCGCATCCGCGAGGACTCGCGATGGATCGAGATCCGCCACGCCTCGGCGCACAACCTCCGGGACGTCTCGGCGAGGATCCCGGTCGGCACGCTGACCTGCGTGACGGGCGTCAGCGGCTCGGGCAAGAGCACGCTGGTCCACGACGTCCTCGCCGGCCACTGGAGGCGCCACCACGCCGGCCCGGGCCCCAACCCCGGCCCGCCGGCCTCGCCCGCCGTCCGGGTGGAGGGGCTCGACGCGATCGAGGCGATGGTCGTCGTGGACCAGGGCCCGATCGGCCGCAGCCCGCGGTCGACGCCGGCGACGTTCACGGGCACGTTCGACGAGATCCGCCGGGTCTACGCCGCGACGCGGCTCGCGAAGGTCCGCGGCTACAAGGCGTCCCGGTTCAGCTTCAACGCCCCGGGCGGGCGTTGCGAGGCCTGCGAGGGCCAGGGCCGCCGCCGCGTGCCCATGCAATTCCTGCCGGACCTGTACGTCACCTGCGAGGAATGCCGCGGCCTGCGGTTCAACCGCCAGACGCTGGAGGTCCGCTTCAAGGGGAAGTCGATCGGCGAGGCGCTGGAGCTGCGCGTGGACGAGGCGCGGGAGTTCTTCGCGTCGCAGCCCCGCGTCCTCCCCGGGCTCAACGCGCTCCACGAGGTCGGCGTCGGCTACCTGACGCTGGGCCAGTCGAGCACGACGCTCTCCGGCGGCGAGGCCCAGCGCATCAAGCTCGCGGCGGAGCTCGGGCGCGAGTCGCACGGGCGGCACCTGTACGTCCTCGATGAGCCGACGACGGGCCTGCACTTCGCCGACATCGACCGGCTGCTCGGCATCCTCCGGCGGCTGGCGGACCTCGGCAACACGCTCGTCGTCATCGAGCACAGCCTGGACGTCATCGCCGCCGCCGACTGGGTGATCGACCTGGGCCCGGAGGCCGGCTCGGCCGGCGGCCGCGTCGTCGCCATGGGCACCCCCGAGGACGTGTCCCGGTCCGAACAGAGCCACACCGGCCGCTACCTCCGGCTCCGAGGGATCGCCCCGGCCGTGCCGGACCGGCCGAAGGGGACGCCGGCCCGTCGCCCGCCCGGCAAGAAGGCGATAGACTCTCGCCGCGGCGATCCGGATCATCCAGCCTGA